One part of the Glycine max cultivar Williams 82 chromosome 14, Glycine_max_v4.0, whole genome shotgun sequence genome encodes these proteins:
- the LOC102659375 gene encoding uncharacterized protein isoform X4, protein MILVLEVLSPVLFFFGKFPLFLCGLWFCFLFSSFLATFFLLISLQENVPLEEVFQRCDSNGLTTESVEERLVIFGHNKLEEKKESKVLKFLGFMWNPLSWVMEAATIMVIALADGEMTIGPNLIETIKEIWFPRLQHFLQESRLWLIMFISYVFGEDVSFGGVFRCTTGLADQFGKKRVFNTPLCEQGMARPNNLGQNCGK, encoded by the exons ATGATCCTGGTGTTGGAAGTTTTAAGTcctgttctgtttttttttggcaaatttcCTCTGTTTTTGTGTGGATTatggttttgttttttattttcttcttttttggctacttttttccttttaatctcTTTGCAGGAAAATGTTCCACTTGAGGAAGTTTTTCAGAGGTGTGATTCAAATGGGCTAACAACAGAATCTGTTGAGGAGAGGCTGGTCATCTTTGGCCACAACAAACTTGAGGAGAAGAAG GAGAGCAAGGTTTTGAAGTTTTTAGGATTTATGTGGAATCCTCTTTCATGGGTCATGGAAGCTGCAACAATCATGGTCATTGCTTTGGCCGATGGAGAA ATGACTATTGGGCCGAACTTAATCGAGACCATCAA GGAAATATGGTTCCCAAGGCTTCAACATTTCCTTCAGGAATCAAGGCTCTGGCTCATTATGTTCAT TTCTTATGTTTTTGGAGAGGATGTAAGCTTTGGTGGGGTCTTCCGTTGCACTACTGGATTAGCAGACCAATTTGGTAAAAAGAGGGTTTTCAATACTCCACTTTGTGAGcaa GGGATGGCAAGACCCAACAACTTGGGCCAAAACTGTGGGAAATAG
- the LOC102659375 gene encoding uncharacterized protein isoform X1: MILVLEVLSPVLFFFGKFPLFLCGLWFCFLFSSFLATFFLLISLQENVPLEEVFQRCDSNGLTTESVEERLVIFGHNKLEEKKESKVLKFLGFMWNPLSWVMEAATIMVIALADGEMTIGPNLIETIKEIWFPRLQHFLQESRLWLIMFISYVFGEDVSFGGVFRCTTGLADQFGKKRVFNTPLWDGKTQQLGPKLWEIVGEQQGILKITGIGEHAHIRTFTEHSTKILAEESYSIGLLFSFYLM, translated from the exons ATGATCCTGGTGTTGGAAGTTTTAAGTcctgttctgtttttttttggcaaatttcCTCTGTTTTTGTGTGGATTatggttttgttttttattttcttcttttttggctacttttttccttttaatctcTTTGCAGGAAAATGTTCCACTTGAGGAAGTTTTTCAGAGGTGTGATTCAAATGGGCTAACAACAGAATCTGTTGAGGAGAGGCTGGTCATCTTTGGCCACAACAAACTTGAGGAGAAGAAG GAGAGCAAGGTTTTGAAGTTTTTAGGATTTATGTGGAATCCTCTTTCATGGGTCATGGAAGCTGCAACAATCATGGTCATTGCTTTGGCCGATGGAGAA ATGACTATTGGGCCGAACTTAATCGAGACCATCAA GGAAATATGGTTCCCAAGGCTTCAACATTTCCTTCAGGAATCAAGGCTCTGGCTCATTATGTTCAT TTCTTATGTTTTTGGAGAGGATGTAAGCTTTGGTGGGGTCTTCCGTTGCACTACTGGATTAGCAGACCAATTTGGTAAAAAGAGGGTTTTCAATACTCCACTTT GGGATGGCAAGACCCAACAACTTGGGCCAAAACTGTGGGAAATAGTTGGAGAACAACAGGGGATATTGAAGATAACTGGAATAGGTGAGCATGCTCACATTCGTACTTTTACCGAACACTCGACAAAGATATTGGCAGAAGAGAGCTACTCTATAGGTTTGTTATTCAGCTTTTATTTAATGTAA
- the LOC102659375 gene encoding uncharacterized protein isoform X3 — translation MEENVPLEEVFQRCDSNGLTTESVEERLVIFGHNKLEEKKESKVLKFLGFMWNPLSWVMEAATIMVIALADGEMTIGPNLIETIKEIWFPRLQHFLQESRLWLIMFISYVFGEDVSFGGVFRCTTGLADQFGKKRVFNTPLWDGKTQQLGPKLWEIVGEQQGILKITGIGEHAHIRTFTEHSTKILAEESYSIGLLFSFYLM, via the exons ATGGAG GAAAATGTTCCACTTGAGGAAGTTTTTCAGAGGTGTGATTCAAATGGGCTAACAACAGAATCTGTTGAGGAGAGGCTGGTCATCTTTGGCCACAACAAACTTGAGGAGAAGAAG GAGAGCAAGGTTTTGAAGTTTTTAGGATTTATGTGGAATCCTCTTTCATGGGTCATGGAAGCTGCAACAATCATGGTCATTGCTTTGGCCGATGGAGAA ATGACTATTGGGCCGAACTTAATCGAGACCATCAA GGAAATATGGTTCCCAAGGCTTCAACATTTCCTTCAGGAATCAAGGCTCTGGCTCATTATGTTCAT TTCTTATGTTTTTGGAGAGGATGTAAGCTTTGGTGGGGTCTTCCGTTGCACTACTGGATTAGCAGACCAATTTGGTAAAAAGAGGGTTTTCAATACTCCACTTT GGGATGGCAAGACCCAACAACTTGGGCCAAAACTGTGGGAAATAGTTGGAGAACAACAGGGGATATTGAAGATAACTGGAATAGGTGAGCATGCTCACATTCGTACTTTTACCGAACACTCGACAAAGATATTGGCAGAAGAGAGCTACTCTATAGGTTTGTTATTCAGCTTTTATTTAATGTAA
- the LOC102659375 gene encoding uncharacterized protein isoform X2 — MILVLEVLSPVLFFFGKFPLFLCGLWFCFLFSSFLATFFLLISLQENVPLEEVFQRCDSNGLTTESVEERLVIFGHNKLEEKKESKVLKFLGFMWNPLSWVMEAATIMVIALADGEMTIGPNLIETIKEIWFPRLQHFLQESRLWLIMFISYVFGEDVSFGGVFRCTTGLADQFGDGKTQQLGPKLWEIVGEQQGILKITGIGEHAHIRTFTEHSTKILAEESYSIGLLFSFYLM; from the exons ATGATCCTGGTGTTGGAAGTTTTAAGTcctgttctgtttttttttggcaaatttcCTCTGTTTTTGTGTGGATTatggttttgttttttattttcttcttttttggctacttttttccttttaatctcTTTGCAGGAAAATGTTCCACTTGAGGAAGTTTTTCAGAGGTGTGATTCAAATGGGCTAACAACAGAATCTGTTGAGGAGAGGCTGGTCATCTTTGGCCACAACAAACTTGAGGAGAAGAAG GAGAGCAAGGTTTTGAAGTTTTTAGGATTTATGTGGAATCCTCTTTCATGGGTCATGGAAGCTGCAACAATCATGGTCATTGCTTTGGCCGATGGAGAA ATGACTATTGGGCCGAACTTAATCGAGACCATCAA GGAAATATGGTTCCCAAGGCTTCAACATTTCCTTCAGGAATCAAGGCTCTGGCTCATTATGTTCAT TTCTTATGTTTTTGGAGAGGATGTAAGCTTTGGTGGGGTCTTCCGTTGCACTACTGGATTAGCAGACCAATTTG GGGATGGCAAGACCCAACAACTTGGGCCAAAACTGTGGGAAATAGTTGGAGAACAACAGGGGATATTGAAGATAACTGGAATAGGTGAGCATGCTCACATTCGTACTTTTACCGAACACTCGACAAAGATATTGGCAGAAGAGAGCTACTCTATAGGTTTGTTATTCAGCTTTTATTTAATGTAA